Proteins encoded within one genomic window of Cucumis sativus cultivar 9930 chromosome 3, Cucumber_9930_V3, whole genome shotgun sequence:
- the LOC101206315 gene encoding probable sugar phosphate/phosphate translocator At1g12500 gives MVEAQTWTTRRMSNPRLDSSTAAADQALDIPMTPPSDVRNSAAGFPIGSHLSPNLLTVVIILSWYLSNIGVLLLNKYLLSFYGYRYPIFLTMLHMLACAAYSYIAINFLEIVPLQHILSRKQFFKIFALSAIFCFSVVCGNTSLRYLPVSFNQAIGATTPFFTAIFAFLITCKKESAEVYLALLPVVFGIVLASNSEPLFHFFGFLVCVGSTAGRALKSVVQGILLTSEAEKLHSMNLLLYMAPMAAMILLPFSLYIEGNVAAITVEKARGNSFIVFLLLGNATVAYLVNLTNFLVTKHTSALTLQVLGNAKAAVAAVVSVLIFRNPVTVMGMAGFAVTIMGVVLYSEAKKRSKVTTH, from the coding sequence ATGGTGGAGGCTCAGACATGGACTACTCGTCGTATGAGCAACCCTCGCCTGGACTCCTCCACGGCCGCCGCCGACCAGGCCCTCGACATTCCAATGACGCCTCCTAGCGACGTTCGAAACAGTGCCGCAGGTTTCCCGATCGGATCACATCTATCGCCCAATTTATTGACGGTGGTAATTATACTCTCATGGTACTTATCCAACATTGGTGTTCTTCTTCTCAACAAATACCTTTTAAGCTTCTATGGCTATCGGTACCCGATCTTTCTCACAATGCTTCATATGCTGGCTTGTGCGGCTTATAGTTATATTGCGATTAATTTTCTTGAGATTGTTCCGTTGCAACACATTCTTTCTCGTAAacagttttttaaaatctttgcTCTTAGCGCCATTTTCTGTTTCTCCGTTGTTTGTGGGAATACATCTCTTCGTTACCTTCCCGTTTCGTTTAACCAAGCTATTGGTGCTACCACCCCGTTTTTCACTGccatttttgcttttttgatTACTTGTAAGAAGGAGTCTGCTGAGGTTTATCTTGCGCTTTTGCCTGTGGTTTTCGGGATTGTTTTGGCTAGTAATAGTGAGCCATTGTTTCATTTCTTTGGGTTTTTGGTTTGTGTTGGCTCTACTGCTGGGCGGGCATTGAAATCTGTGGTTCAAGGGATTTTGTTAACCTCAGAAGCTGAGAAACTTCACTCTATGAATTTGTTGTTGTACATGGCTCCAATGGCTGCTATGATTTTGCTTCCTTTTAGTCTATATATTGAAGGGAATGTAGCTGCAATTACTGTCGAAAAAGCTCGAGGGAATTCGTTTATTGTGTTCTTGTTGCTTGGCAATGCTACGGTGGCTTATTTGGTGAATTTGACCAATTTCTTGGTGACCAAGCACACCAGTGCCCTCACATTGCAGGTTCTTGGAAATGCAAAGGCTGCCGTAGCGGCTGTTGTTTCTGTTTTGATCTTCAGGAACCCTGTTACAGTGATGGGTATGGCTGGATTTGCTGTGACTATCATGGGTGTAGTGCTTTACAGTGAGGCCAAAAAGAGGTCCAAAGTGACAACCCATTGA